DNA sequence from the Marinilongibacter aquaticus genome:
GTAATGCCAATAGGCATGCGGAAGGGCAAACTGAAGATCTGGAGCAAATTCTCCATAAAAGCTAAGGGTTTTATAGGGTTTTCTGAGCACGAAGTCTCGAAACCAGTAGCGACCCTGCCGATATTTACACATCACCGTGTCTTTATAAAATGCCCTAAGTGCAGAGGGCACACGGTAATAACGCACTTTTACATACAGTCCGATTAGTTTTCTGGCAATAGGCGATATCATAGAAGAGTCGATAAGGACATTTGTTAGATTGAAAGCCTTTTCACAAACATACAGAATATTTCGAATTTTGGTTAATTTAGCCGCGAATAGGTGAATTACATTTCATTTACGAATGAAGCTTTAATAAGTAAAAATGACTGAAGGTATCAAAAGTCATGCAGATGTGAGTTTATTGATTACGCATTACAACCGCAGCAGTTCGTTGGAAAGGTTGTTGTCTGCACTCCGAGATTTAAAGATCGAATTCTTCGAAATCATTGTTTCCGACGATTGCAGTGCTGAAAAGCACCTTCGCAAACTGCAGGAACTGCAAAAGGAATTCGGGATAACCCTGCTACGCTCTCCGCAAAATCAGGGCTTGGGTCACAATATCAACAAAGGGCAAAGTGCGGTAAAATCACCCTTTACCCTGTACGTACAGGAAGACTTCGTGCCGTACCCTCTTTTCAAAGAAAAACTGTGCGACGCCAAAAGGTTTATGGAAGAAGATCCCGATCTCGACCTCGTGCGGTTTTATGCCTTCGTCGATTATCCTGAAAAGAAAGATTTTGCCTGTGGTTTTTCCGAACTCATTTTCACTTGGAGAAACCCCAGCCACTTGAAATTTTACAAATACAGCGATCACCCTCATTTACGCCGTACGAGTTTTCAAGATAAATTCGGGAAATACATTGAAGGGCGTCCGGGAGATGAAACCGAATTCGATATGTCTCTGCGTTTTCTGAAAAGAAACGGAAAGGCTCTTTTCTATCGCGAATTCTCGTCCCTTTTCGATCACTCAAACCCTAGCCACGAACCCAGCACCATGGACCGGGTGAAATGGACCGAATCAAAAAACGGCTTTGTGCTATTTCTCCGCTTTTTCTATCTGCGATTCCGTTGGTTGAAAAATACGTTCCAACTGCTTACGTATAGATCTTAAAGTGATGAGATTTTCTCGTCGATTCGCCTAGTAGAATCAATCAAAGCCATGGCCAGATAAAACAATATATTCGAAGGGTATTGCACCAAGGCTTCCTGCGGATAACTGCCTATACCCAGCACGAATAGAATGAGGGTCATCGCCATGCAATAACTTTTCAGTTCTTTGTTCTTGATCCTGAAGTAATTCTCAATCCCCGTTTTTATCCCCCAAAAAAGCATAAGACCAAACAAGAACAAGCCCACCCAGCCCTGCTCGGCGGCAATACGCACATAGCCACTATCGGGTGGAAAACTGGCCAAATAAGAACCCGGAGCGAAACGTACACCCCACACCCCAGTGCCACCCAAGCCCCCACCGAAGGGGTGCGAAAGAATATAGGGCTGCAATCGCCGTTGATTTTCGACCCGCACATTGAAAGAAGCATCATCGCTTGGTTTGAAAGCCGTTTGAAAACGGTATAAAGTGGGGTTCGATGTCGGGATTTTAATCATTACCGCCAGCACAACCGCGGCAAAAAGCCCAAAAACCAAAATCTGTTTATTGAATTTTAAAATAAAGAAAAGCACCAATCCCGCGGGAATCAGCACATAAGCTCCTCTGGTACCCGAAAAAAGCATAGAATACACACAGAGCAAAGCAATAAGGCTGTAGGGCAGCCATGTTTTCCAGCCTTTGCCCACCATGCCCAAGCAGAGAAAAAAGGCCATGACCATGTTGTAGGAAAACACCACGGGATCGGAGAAAATGGAATATTTACGCCAATGACCGTCAATAAAAAGCAAACTGATAAGCAGGGGATCTGATGAAAGCTTGGCCATTTCCGAAGGCGAGAAACCAAAGAATTCTTGTTTCAGGGCATAAATTGCCGCCACCACAGCCAATGCCAACCACAGCTTGATCAAAGTGCGGATGAAGGCCACAGAATCTACATAATAGACAAACACAAAATAAAGCATGGTCACCACTCCCACGGTACGCACGGTGTACAACCAGGCCATTCGCGAAGCGGCCCAAGGGTTGGCTACCTGAAGTATTGCATAGACAAACCAAAGCAGAACAAAAATGGCCACGCCTTCTTTAAAAATGCCCTTTTTCGGCTTTAGCCTTTGGTTGAAAAGAAAGCCGATCAGCAAGAACCACATCAGAGCGTCCATTACGGTGCCCAAGGGAAACTCGATCCCAAGCCGAAGAAAAAAGAAGAGGAAAAAGCCCGCAATGATCAGAATCATTATTCCAAACCGTGGCTGGGTGGTCAAGAGGTACAAAATAGGCACAGCCACCATGGCCGCGATAAAGACCAAGCCAAACACAAGGCCCAATTTGACAATAAGGTAGGACAAAGCACAAACCAACACCGCCAGCAAAAGCAAGCCGTGTACATTCAGCAGTTTTTCCTGCCAAAACCTTTGTTTCAATATTTCTCCCAAACTGTTTTTCACAAGCACCTAAATGGTCAAAGAAACAAGATTCGCACAATAAAATAAAAGACACTGCCAAAAGCCAGAATTGTGGCTGCCCAACGCTTCAAATCATCGGCCTTTCGCGACCGATCCTGCTGTACCTCGCTTTTACTTTTCGGATATACCTTCATCTCCCCCGTGTTTTGTAGCCACAGATATTTTGTTTGCCCTCCGCGATTTGAGCAAAGCAAGTACCTGAAAATAAATAAATTTCGGAGCTTTCAGCAAAGCCTTTTTAATGCCGGGATCTACCTCTGGCTGGTTCAATGCTACCGCAAAACTCAAAAAGAACAAAGCAAAAGCAACACACCAATAAACAAAAAGCAAAGGAGCGAAGATTAGATTAACAAGAGCAAATAATCCACTCAAAATGAGCAAAATAAACAAGGGAGGCCGCAGCAAAATCAAACCAAAAAGCAGGCGATTGGCATCCAGCGTAAAGAGGCCTTTGAAAAAGATACCAAAGCCCAGTGCAAAATATTTGAACCAGGTGTTTATCCATCTTGCCCTTTGGTTCACCAACTGATCTGAGCCTTTCGTTTTTTCGTCAAAAACCACCGCTTCGCCAGCCCAGGCAATGCGTTCGCCATTCTTCACCCAATAAGCTTGTAAAACTTTATCAAAGCCTGCCCCTTCCACTTGCCTTTTGCTCAGCCAATCTTTGTACATGTTGGCATTGAAAGCCATGCCCGAACCCGCCAAAGTAGCCGAAGAACCCGCTTCGAAAAGTACGAGCCCGTCGTAAAAATGATAATACACATCTCTGGCCGCATCCAATCTTGCCAAATCGGTATCCAAGTTTTTTGCCGAACGCAAACCTTGCACCGCATTAAAACCTTTGGAAAAACCTTTGTTCAATTCTACGAAAATCTGTGAATCGACGATATTGTCGCTGTCCAATATCAAAACCACATCATGCGGACGCACAAAATGCTCGCAGGCATAACGATGCGATCCCGTATTGCTTTTCAGCACGGTCTCAGGCCACAGCACCGAAACCTTTTCTTCGGAAAATGTAAAAGCCCGTTTTTCGCAATTGTCGGCCACCACATAAATGTGCAGCGAAGCATAGCCCGTTTCCAATACCGAAGCGATGGCATCGGGCACTTGATCTAAGTTTTGATAAGCGGTGACAATTACGGCATAGTCTATATCCACATTTTCAGGTCCAAGCTCCTTTTGCTTCCTTGCTATAGCCCTAAAGACAAGCAAGCATAGCGGAAACACCAAATGTATTCCGAGAAAACACTGGAGTACAAGCCATAAAGGATACCACAAATTCATATATCCAAAGGAGCCAATGGTTTACCGAGCGGATCCACATCCAAACTGGTTCGCACCAAAACCCAGCCGGCAAAATGTTCAATCCTATTTTTAAGATAGTCTATTTTCGCCAGATCGTAATCCTGCACCGTTTTACCAAATTCGTACACGCAAACTACCGCTCTTGAATAGTCGAACCATTCTTTGGCTTTATTCTCCGATTCGAGCGAAGGAGCATCGACCAAAATAATATCGAATTGCTCAGAAAGATTGGCAAAGGTTTCGTCAATGGCTTCTTCGGGGGCCAATTCAAACAAAGACAATCCGGAGTCGCTCTGGCCAATAATTGTAATTTCCTGATTTCCCGTGGCGATTTTACCTCTGATTTTCATCAATTCGGCCAAATCTTTTTCCGGTTCACTTTCCTGTGAGATCACACCCTGTTCAAAAAGTCCGTCGATTATCAAAACCTTCTTGTGTGTCCGCGAAAAAGCCCAAGCCAAACCATAAACCATATCGCTTTTGCTTGTCGATTCTTTCAAGCCTGTAATGCTGATCACCTTGCCTTTGCCTTTCGAAGCGTGGTTGACCTCGTAGCGAATCGATTGCACCATTTCGTTGTATTTCGAAATCTTGGAATTCATCACCTTGTATTCCAAATTGAGCAAACGTTGCCCTTCTACATCTATCTTGTTCAACCTTCCCAACACGGGCAATCCCGTCACATAGGCCAACTGATAAGGGCTGCGAATGGAATTGTCGAGCAAATACAGAATAAGGAAAACAATGAGACAGAGCATCATGGCCGCCATTCCCGCGATGAGAATGTACATGTTCTTTTTCGAAGGCACCAAATTGCCCGGCATAGCCTTCTGTACCTGCTTGATGGTTATCGGCGAATACGACTCCAAAATGGCGTTGTTGTAGCGTTGAAGAGCCTCAATGTATTCTTTGCCCGCAATATCAATGCTTGTTTCGTATTGCTGAATACTGGCTTCGTTTGGCACCATGCCTTCGTATTTTCTGTTCAGCCTATTCACCTCGGCTTCAATCGTGGTGATGCTGTTTTCGGCCAATTCAAGCTCAATTTCCAATTCCAATTTGCGGTTGATCAAATCGTTTTTGGCATTCAAAGGATTGTAAATGTACTGATCAGACGACACTTGAATTTGCTTTGTGAGCTGGCTTTGCAAAGAATCCAACCTTTTCCCCAGAGCCGGGTCGAAATTGCTGTTGATATAGGCCCGGTTCAAGGCTCTGATTTCTTCCTTATCCGCTGCAATTTCGCGGTTCACCTCGGTAAGCTTATTTTCCAAAAACTTACGGTCTGCGGGGTCAAAACGCTGATCGATATTCGCAATCGCCGCCTTCAAAGCAACCACGTCCTTTTTCGCAACTTCCCGCCTAGTTTCGAAATCGATGATGTGCCCGTACAGGCTTCGGGCCTGTTCGTTTAGGTTGAGCACCTTGTTTTTGATTTTATACTGCTTCAATTGCTCCATGATGGCGTTCAAGGCATTGAGCTTTTCTTTCATCATGTTGGCAAAGAACTCCAAAGAGCGGTTGTTGCTGTCTTTCAGACGGGCCGCATAAACGGCCAAAAACTCTTCGGTGAGGGCGTTGATCACAAAGGCCGCCATTACCGAGTTGTTGGCTTCATTTTCGATCGAAATGTAATCACTCGAGGCCAAGCGACTGATTTGCAGTTTATCGTCTATATGTTCGTAATCAAAATTAAGGGCACCGATCAAGCCCAACAGTTTACGGTCATCGGCATTCCATTGCGAGAGCTCGTACTGCTGATCGTATTTTTGCTTTACGGTTTTGTAATAATTGTCTTTTTCCGCCGCCGAAAGCTTTTCTATTACTGTGGCGTTTTCGCTGAAAAGCGAATCGGCCGGAGCCTTCAAATCATGCATGAGCAAGCGATACGATACACGATCGACCACTTTTTTCAAACGAATGAGCTGAATGATGTTATCGAATTTGCGGTTGATTTCGGCATCACCCTCACTGTTTTCATTCGGAATCATCTGGTCGGTCTTGTCTACAAAACCGGTGGCCAAACGCCCCTTAGACCTGTACGTATCGGGCAACTGCCGCGTAAGGAAATATGCACAGACCATTGCTGCCAACATTGCTCCGAGAATAATCAGTACTCGCCTTTTCAAGAAACGAAGCAAAAAAAGCAACTCTTTCATTTAATGTTTTCAAGTTTTGTTCCCAGAAGCTCTTCCAAACTGCTCTTCGCAATCAGGATCTCACTTTCTGCATTGATCTTAGTTTGTTCACGGTTGCTCATATCGAGCAGCACGTTGTTGTATTCATCAAACGAAACCTCGCCTTTCTCAAAACGGTATTTCATTTGATCGGCCACATCTTTCGAATCCAACAGGGCATTGGTCACCACTTTGTACACCGCTTTGGCCTTCACATAGGCAAAATACCTCCGTTTTACGTCTGCTTCCAAACTTTGGTTCATCATTTCCTTTTCGGCCTCAATCACCTCGAGCTCATCTTTCGCCTGTTTCACCTCGGTGGGTTTCTTTATCAAATTCCCGATATTGATAAACAAGCCGAATTGGTAACCGTTAAGTCTATTCGGATTTATTGTCGATGTAGAATTGAGCGGTGAAAGCAAATACGAAAACGAGATCACATCGAAATAAGAAAGCTTTGTGATCTTCACCTTTTTGTCTGCCGCCAGCAAGCGAGCATCATACCCTTTGCCTATCGGATAGTTCTTTTTGGCCACTCCGATAAGCTTTTCGAGATACTCATTGGATATTTCTTCCTGAAGCAAACTAGACATTTGTGCCTGAGACTGTAAACCTGGAAGCCACAAGCCGAAGCATATACCAAGGCAAAACAAACCTTTGGTCAAATCGAAACGAAACGGTATAGAAAGCCTTTTGTGTATCGGAGACATCCGGTGATTTAAATTATTTCTGAAATAATCGCCAAAATAACGAAGTAAGAGCGGATAGTTCTAACTTTGGATAGATGAATATACAAGAAATATTGGAATCCAGACCGAATGCCAAGCGATTTGTGCATCGGCTGCTCTTTGCCAAGAATGAAGCCAAGCCCAGAGCTTGGGTTCAGCTTTTTCTAAACCCTTTCTTTCACCAACGCGGAAAATCCTCGAAAATAAGAAAACGTGTGCGTCGCGACCTCATCCCCTTCCGCAAATTTTCATTGGGCGAAGAAAGCGTAGTGGAAGATTTTTCTACCTTGAACAACGGCGTCGGTGATTTACACATCGGTGCACGCAGCCTTATTGGCCTCGGCAATGTAATTATCGGCCCGGTCACAATCGGTTCAAACACGATTCTCGCTCAGCATATTGTAATCAGCGGACTGAACCATTTGTATGAAAACCCTGAAATACCCATTCGCGATCAAGGAGTGAGCACTTCGCCCGTGGAAATCGGCGACAATTGCTGGATTGGTGCCAACTGCGTGATTACCGCGGGGGTGAAAATCGGCAAACATGTAATTGTGGGTGCAGGAAGTGTAGTAACCAAGGATATCCCGCCCTATTCGGTAGCTGTCGGAAACCCCGCACGAATCATTAAAACTTTCGATTTTGAGCAAAAAAACTGGGTGAAAGTACCCTGATCACTGCGTTTCGGACTGAAACAAAGCTGGAAAGGTTTTCAAAATTATTTTCACATCGAAAAGAAACGACAAGTGATTGGAATAGTAAATATCGAGGTCGATACGTTCCTGTTCAGATATTCCACCTTTTTTCCCTCTTTTCGTTACCTGCCAATAACCGGTAAGACCTCCGGGACCTGCAAAACGCATAATGCTTTTGTCGTCCGTCAATTTCTCTGCTTCGTATAAAGGTAAGGGGCGGTTGCCCACCAAAGAGATATCTCCCTTCAGAATATTCAAAAGCTGCGGAATTTCATCCAAACTGGTATTCCGCAAAAAAGTACCGACTCTCGTAATTCTCGGGTCGTTTTGAAATTTGAAGAAAGCTGCTTTCCGTTTGTTCTCTTCTTGAAACAAGGTTTCGCAAACCATGCCTTCATCCGAAAACAAAGGATTTTGACAAAGTGTAAAGCCTTCGGCCAAACATTTTTCGCACAAGCTTCCATCGCCTTCGTTTTCCTTGTCGTCGCCACCGTACAAATTCATCGAAGCCATGTCTTTCAGCATCTCATCCGAACGCACCTTCATGGTTCTAAACTTGTACAGATCAAAAATGCGGTAACCCTGCCCTACCCGTTTCGATTTATAAAAAATAGGCCCTCTCGAGTCTATCTTTATAATCAAACTGACCAGCAAAAACACCGGTGAGAGCAAAATCAAGGCTACAGAAACCACCACAATATCAAAAGCTCTTTTCCATACAGGCACCTTGGCCACCAATTTCGAAATACGCACAGTGGCCGAACGCACCTTGCTTTCTTTCCGCTTTTTCAGGTAAACCAATCGTTCCAAAAGCCCGTCCATATCATCCGTAGCGGCATAGATATCCAGAGCTTTCATTTCTTTGGCACGTGTAATTTCGAAAGGCCTAAGGTTTTCAGACGTCAAAATAATCGGAATCCATTTCAGAGCGTTTTCCGGCTTTATGATCTTCAAAAGCTTCCAGCCACCCAAAATACAGTCGGCAATTATAAGGTCGGGGTGAGCATCCATGTTGAGCTTGTGGTACAAGCCTTCCAAGGCCAAATAATGCTCGATCTGTGTTCCGTCGGGCATTTTGGCTTTCAATTTCTCAACCAAATCATAATCACCAGAAAGCACCATTACATAAAAATTGTAAGGCGATTCCAACACATCTGTTGTTCTGGGTTCTGTTTTCAATTCAGCGTATGTCACTTCAATGCGGTGTCTTTCTTAAAAGTGCTTTTACATTGGCCACTACCTCTTGTGGATTAAAAGGCTTGGTGATGAAGGCATCGGCCCCACGCTCCAAGCTAGCAATTCGTTTGCTGCTTTCGCTTTCCGCCGAAAGCATTATCACAGGTATGTGTTTATAAAAACTGCTCGATTTGATGATCTTCAACAATTCCAGGCCGTCGAGATTCGGCATGTTGATATCGACCAAAATGAGATCTATCTCATTCCCTTCGTCCAACCAAGCCAAACCTTCCAAACCATCGTTTTTGATGACCAAAAAGAACTCGTCTTTTAAAAAATTAGTCAAGATTTTTTGAATCCCGATCGAATCGTCGATAATTAATAACTTACTCTTTTCTTCCTTTTTCTGGAGAATTAAAGGTTCCATAGGATATATAGGATGGCCAGTCCATTCGGTTTAAAGTGTCTTTTTAAAACACTATTGAGTCAGATTATACAATAATACTTGAAATACGTACTTTTCCAACAAAGAATCAATCTAGATGTTTATAATTTCACGTAAGTATTACTGATTCTTTCGTTTATACAAGATTTTCGCGAAAATTAACAAATGATATTTGCTTAAAGTCAAAATGCAATTTCGTTGCACAATAGCCTGACAATTTGCACGTTGCTGCCTCATTTTTCCAACATATTATCATCTAAAGAGAGAACATGTTAAAATTTCATCGTCATTCGGGCATTTACACTTTAGAAACCCAAACCGTTCTTCCCTTGTCCATAGAAGAGGTTTGGCTCTTCTTTTCCGATCCGCAAAATCTACAGGCTATCACTCCGCCGTACATGGGTTTCGAAATCACTTCAGCACATAGCAATAAAGCCTATACGGGCCAAATTATCTCTTACCGTGTTGGCATTCTGCCCAAAATAAAGACCAATTGGGTTACAGAAATAACACATGTAAATGAACCGTACTTTTTCGTAGACGAACAAAGGTTTGGCCCATACAGTATGTGGCACCACGAACACCATTTTGCTCGATGCAAAGAAGGCGTCTGCATGACCGACAAGGTCAGCTTTAAAATCCCCCTCGGTATTTTAGGCCATCTGGCGTATACCCTTTTCATCAAAGCCAAACTCACCGAAATATTCAGCTACCGAACAAACAAGCTGAAGCAGCTTTTTACCTAATCAGAATGTGTATTTCAAACCCGCCGTAAGCACTTGCGTTTCGTAATAATTATCGGTAGAAAGCTTGAAATTCTTCACAAGCCTACCCTTCAA
Encoded proteins:
- a CDS encoding glycosyltransferase family 2 protein → MTEGIKSHADVSLLITHYNRSSSLERLLSALRDLKIEFFEIIVSDDCSAEKHLRKLQELQKEFGITLLRSPQNQGLGHNINKGQSAVKSPFTLYVQEDFVPYPLFKEKLCDAKRFMEEDPDLDLVRFYAFVDYPEKKDFACGFSELIFTWRNPSHLKFYKYSDHPHLRRTSFQDKFGKYIEGRPGDETEFDMSLRFLKRNGKALFYREFSSLFDHSNPSHEPSTMDRVKWTESKNGFVLFLRFFYLRFRWLKNTFQLLTYRS
- a CDS encoding O-antigen ligase family protein → MKNSLGEILKQRFWQEKLLNVHGLLLLAVLVCALSYLIVKLGLVFGLVFIAAMVAVPILYLLTTQPRFGIMILIIAGFFLFFFLRLGIEFPLGTVMDALMWFLLIGFLFNQRLKPKKGIFKEGVAIFVLLWFVYAILQVANPWAASRMAWLYTVRTVGVVTMLYFVFVYYVDSVAFIRTLIKLWLALAVVAAIYALKQEFFGFSPSEMAKLSSDPLLISLLFIDGHWRKYSIFSDPVVFSYNMVMAFFLCLGMVGKGWKTWLPYSLIALLCVYSMLFSGTRGAYVLIPAGLVLFFILKFNKQILVFGLFAAVVLAVMIKIPTSNPTLYRFQTAFKPSDDASFNVRVENQRRLQPYILSHPFGGGLGGTGVWGVRFAPGSYLASFPPDSGYVRIAAEQGWVGLFLFGLMLFWGIKTGIENYFRIKNKELKSYCMAMTLILFVLGIGSYPQEALVQYPSNILFYLAMALIDSTRRIDEKISSL
- a CDS encoding glycosyltransferase yields the protein MDIDYAVIVTAYQNLDQVPDAIASVLETGYASLHIYVVADNCEKRAFTFSEEKVSVLWPETVLKSNTGSHRYACEHFVRPHDVVLILDSDNIVDSQIFVELNKGFSKGFNAVQGLRSAKNLDTDLARLDAARDVYYHFYDGLVLFEAGSSATLAGSGMAFNANMYKDWLSKRQVEGAGFDKVLQAYWVKNGERIAWAGEAVVFDEKTKGSDQLVNQRARWINTWFKYFALGFGIFFKGLFTLDANRLLFGLILLRPPLFILLILSGLFALVNLIFAPLLFVYWCVAFALFFLSFAVALNQPEVDPGIKKALLKAPKFIYFQVLALLKSRRANKISVATKHGGDEGISEK
- a CDS encoding GumC family protein; the encoded protein is MKELLFLLRFLKRRVLIILGAMLAAMVCAYFLTRQLPDTYRSKGRLATGFVDKTDQMIPNENSEGDAEINRKFDNIIQLIRLKKVVDRVSYRLLMHDLKAPADSLFSENATVIEKLSAAEKDNYYKTVKQKYDQQYELSQWNADDRKLLGLIGALNFDYEHIDDKLQISRLASSDYISIENEANNSVMAAFVINALTEEFLAVYAARLKDSNNRSLEFFANMMKEKLNALNAIMEQLKQYKIKNKVLNLNEQARSLYGHIIDFETRREVAKKDVVALKAAIANIDQRFDPADRKFLENKLTEVNREIAADKEEIRALNRAYINSNFDPALGKRLDSLQSQLTKQIQVSSDQYIYNPLNAKNDLINRKLELEIELELAENSITTIEAEVNRLNRKYEGMVPNEASIQQYETSIDIAGKEYIEALQRYNNAILESYSPITIKQVQKAMPGNLVPSKKNMYILIAGMAAMMLCLIVFLILYLLDNSIRSPYQLAYVTGLPVLGRLNKIDVEGQRLLNLEYKVMNSKISKYNEMVQSIRYEVNHASKGKGKVISITGLKESTSKSDMVYGLAWAFSRTHKKVLIIDGLFEQGVISQESEPEKDLAELMKIRGKIATGNQEITIIGQSDSGLSLFELAPEEAIDETFANLSEQFDIILVDAPSLESENKAKEWFDYSRAVVCVYEFGKTVQDYDLAKIDYLKNRIEHFAGWVLVRTSLDVDPLGKPLAPLDI
- a CDS encoding TolC family protein; the protein is MSSLLQEEISNEYLEKLIGVAKKNYPIGKGYDARLLAADKKVKITKLSYFDVISFSYLLSPLNSTSTINPNRLNGYQFGLFINIGNLIKKPTEVKQAKDELEVIEAEKEMMNQSLEADVKRRYFAYVKAKAVYKVVTNALLDSKDVADQMKYRFEKGEVSFDEYNNVLLDMSNREQTKINAESEILIAKSSLEELLGTKLENIK
- a CDS encoding acyltransferase; its protein translation is MNIQEILESRPNAKRFVHRLLFAKNEAKPRAWVQLFLNPFFHQRGKSSKIRKRVRRDLIPFRKFSLGEESVVEDFSTLNNGVGDLHIGARSLIGLGNVIIGPVTIGSNTILAQHIVISGLNHLYENPEIPIRDQGVSTSPVEIGDNCWIGANCVITAGVKIGKHVIVGAGSVVTKDIPPYSVAVGNPARIIKTFDFEQKNWVKVP
- a CDS encoding sugar transferase yields the protein MTYAELKTEPRTTDVLESPYNFYVMVLSGDYDLVEKLKAKMPDGTQIEHYLALEGLYHKLNMDAHPDLIIADCILGGWKLLKIIKPENALKWIPIILTSENLRPFEITRAKEMKALDIYAATDDMDGLLERLVYLKKRKESKVRSATVRISKLVAKVPVWKRAFDIVVVSVALILLSPVFLLVSLIIKIDSRGPIFYKSKRVGQGYRIFDLYKFRTMKVRSDEMLKDMASMNLYGGDDKENEGDGSLCEKCLAEGFTLCQNPLFSDEGMVCETLFQEENKRKAAFFKFQNDPRITRVGTFLRNTSLDEIPQLLNILKGDISLVGNRPLPLYEAEKLTDDKSIMRFAGPGGLTGYWQVTKRGKKGGISEQERIDLDIYYSNHLSFLFDVKIILKTFPALFQSETQ
- a CDS encoding response regulator transcription factor yields the protein MEPLILQKKEEKSKLLIIDDSIGIQKILTNFLKDEFFLVIKNDGLEGLAWLDEGNEIDLILVDINMPNLDGLELLKIIKSSSFYKHIPVIMLSAESESSKRIASLERGADAFITKPFNPQEVVANVKALLRKTPH
- a CDS encoding SRPBCC family protein, which produces MLKFHRHSGIYTLETQTVLPLSIEEVWLFFSDPQNLQAITPPYMGFEITSAHSNKAYTGQIISYRVGILPKIKTNWVTEITHVNEPYFFVDEQRFGPYSMWHHEHHFARCKEGVCMTDKVSFKIPLGILGHLAYTLFIKAKLTEIFSYRTNKLKQLFT